DNA sequence from the Panthera uncia isolate 11264 unplaced genomic scaffold, Puncia_PCG_1.0 HiC_scaffold_1054, whole genome shotgun sequence genome:
agagacagagagagacagagcacaaatgggggaggggcagagagagagggaccctGTCATAACTTAAGGGAGACGGTTGGTTGAGGGAGTGGGACATAGGGTGTTGAGAAGAGATGGGAGGAAATTTTGATAGTAACAGATTGGATAGCAAAGGTGATATGTTGGGCTTCAAGTTTCTGTCTTGTGTCAGGGAGGAAGCAACGGCCTAAAACTCAACCTAATCCTAAATCCCAGGCTCGTCGTATTCGGAAGGAACCACCAGCTTACGCAGCAGGTATGTTTTCTGTTGGAAGCTTTGGGGTATCAAGGTCTCGCactctgtttgttgttgttgttgttggtcaAGGAGTGATGTTACAAAGAGTTTCTTTAAGGAGGCAGTTATTAAGGGTATGGGTTTGGAGGCCAGTCAGACCCTCCTTTAAGTTTTGGCTTTTAACTCATTTTCTGGTCTGCCTTCATCTAGTTAACTTCTGCAGGCTTTAGTTACCTTGTTTCTAAATAGGGATAATGAAGGTAGTCAGAATTTTCATGGAGACTAAATGGggataaaaacatttaagaacatCTTCAGACACACAGGAAACAGGAAATTGGCTGTTATATATCTAAGTATCCCATTATTATATGCTGCTGTGAAAATGTTGCCCATTGTTggttatacctcagtaaagctagaaaaaaaaatgttgcccaGTTCTTTAAGCTGCTGGGCTTTTGAATGGTTCTCAGATGGTTTTCGTCGTGGAGGACTGAGTAGGAGTATCAGAAACTCCTCattgtctgaaaaaaaattacttctagaAAGAGTCTTTtccccaggaaggaaaaaaaatgatacttttaCTAAATTCCAGGAATACGTTTTCTGTTTCTAGAGAATTCTGCAAATTATGAagtgtttctttctctgctttgtagGCAGTTTGGAGGAACAATGGTACCTAGAAATCGTGGATAAAGGCAGTGTCTCCTGTCCTACCTGCCAGGCGGTGGGGAGGAAGACCATAGAGGGCTTAAAGAAACACATGGAGACCTGCAAACAGGTTAGAGATTTTGTGGCGTTTCATAAGGGTTATGACCTTTTCCCATACCTCAGACAACTATCGCTGTGTCAGTGTGCTGATTACTGTGGAGAAGCAGCAGCATTGTGTTACAAGGAAAACAGAGGCTTTAGAGTCTgacagacttgggtttgaatcttcATTTAGCCACTTACTGGTTGTGTCATTTAGCTTTTTATGTGTGgaccttgtttttctcatttatcttacaaattatacaaataattttatgtagTCCCTGAGgggataagaaagaaataatacatgcTGAGTGCCCACCCCGTTACTCGGCAAATGTTGGCGCTCAGTAAATGGTAATTCTTACTCCTTTAAAAATGAGTTACTTTTACTTCTTTACCCTTGAGGATGTGACACTGAGGTTGTGGGGTTTTGAGATTCTTTGGGTTTTGGAAATAAAGGAGACACAGACGAGAGCATCCGGGTAGGACTTTGttacattctgtttctctgttgaACAACCTGACACTGAGCAGTATTTCTTCCTGTAGGAAATGTTTACTTGTCATCACTGTGGGAAACAACTTCGTTCACTGGCAGGGATGAAGTATCACGTGATGGCAAATCATAATAGCTTGGTAAGAGTATCTTCTGTCCTGTATGAGCCTGTGTGTGTTTGGATGTCTTTACTTAGATGAGTGCGGATAACCCAGTGGAGGTGTCTAAGGCTCTGGGGCTTTATAGGGGTGTGAGTAAGAATACCTTTTTGATAGAAGAGTCATGCACATGAAACCTTTGTGGTGGGTATTTGTGTGTTTAGGTTAGCCCCAGAGGTTCGTCTCCTGGAAGATAGAGGCTCTGAGCTCTTATTTGCATTACATTTGCTTCCTTGTCTGTCTAGGAGAAGATGGAGAAAGCCAGGAGTCAGATAACTAAGCTTCATGGGCATCGGCTTAGGTGCTAGTCCAGTCCTTGATTCTCCtatgatacaatttttttctgtatctgtctttTCCATGAATCATCTGcttgtttgcttgtcttgctTTCTAGCCCATTTTGAAGGCTGGAGATGAAATAGACGAACCAAGTGAGAGAGAGCGGCTCCGAACAGTTTTAAAGAGACTGGGAAAGCTCAGGTGCATGCGCGAGGTAAGAGCCCAGGGACAGTGTCTCCTTCTGCCTGGAGTCTTGAATCAAtgtctttctgttattttgttccatttcttctctcttgtaGACCTGGTTCTGTGTCATCTTACAGCGTAAGAGTGGCTCCTGCTTTTCCAGCTGTTTTGAATTCATTagtagctctttattttttttctcatctccacAAACTTATTTcccccctctttccctttgttcaAAGGAGTTTCTTTACCATCCTTTTTTAGTGTGATGAAAAGGATCTTAGTATTCTCACTGTGAGGAGCTTTGCCATTGCTGGGTGTATGATACTGGGGTGGAGTCGAGTCACAGACCAGAGAGGAAGCTCTGCCACAGGGGAGACACACAGATCCAGTTTACTGAATGCCAACTAAACTGATTGACTGTCACGGTTGGTAGTGGACAGGACAGGCGTTCGGCCAGGCACAAGGGCCAAGGAAAGGTTGTGCCAATGGGAAGTGTTGGAGAGGGTCTAGTGATACCAGAGGATCTATTTACGTGAGGTGGTGGTTGAATGCTTTGTGGCTGTTGAGAAATTGAGAAATCATGTCAAAAGATGTAAGATTATAGTTCAGGCCTTTCTCCTGTGTTCAGAGTTGCTCTAGTAGCTTCACCAGCATCATGGGATATCTGTACCATGTCAGAAAATGTGGCAAAGGGGCTGCAGAGCTGGAGGAGATGACCCTGAAATGTCACCACTGTGGAAAGCCATATAAATCGAAGGCTGGACTTGCGTATCACCTGAGGTCAGAGCATGGGCCTGTGAGTACTGATTACTTTCCAGACCCTGTTTGGGGATCTGTTTTTTGGGGACTCCTTACTCCGACATCTTCCCATACATCCGCTGTTCCTTATTTGTATCCCCTTTTAATCTTtgaatgcttttgttttcctttccttatttttccttggttctcttatttctgccttttgaaCGTAATTAGGTTAGAGAAATCAAAGTTCAGCGTGTAATCTGTGCAGAAGTAAACTCATTATTATACTTTTAAAGCTTAAGGCATTCCGATTTAGCTAGAAATTTTGTGGAAATTTCTGTCCGGCTGGTTCTTCCATTCCAatttttttgtcttgatttttttcccccttgattaCATTTCTAGGCTTCCCCCACCTCATGTTTCTTTTTAGAATTCAATTtcaaggtataatttacatatgataATTAATATtcacccttttaattttttaattttttattttttttaatgtttattttttgagagcgaagACAGTATGGGGGggtgggcggagagagagagggaggcacagaatccgaagcaggctccaggctctgagctgtcagcacagagcctgatgcggggctcaaaccgatgaactgtgagatcatgacttgagccgaggttggacgcttaaccgcctgagccacctaggcgccccaatatattCACCCTTTTTAGTGTGCAgttatgagttttgacaaatacatagtCATGTAGTCACCagcacaatcaagatatagaacgaTTTGAccactgatttattttctgtccctatagttttgcttttttcacaATGTcctataaatggagtcataccaTATGTAGCCttccttttgagtctggcttctttcacttagcataatacatttgaGACTCATCCATGTGTTGCATgtatcattaatttatttctttttatttctgtctaggattccattgtatggatgtttcacagtttctttatccattcatcagttgaagaacatttgggttgttcccatattttggcaattatgaataaagttactataaacattcacataaaaggcttttgtgtgaaaataaattttaatttctcttgggtaaatacttaggaatggGATAGCTAGGTCATatgataaatgtatgtttaactttatgagaaactgccaaactcctTTTCAgtgtggctgtaccattttgcattctcactagTAAaatatgagaattccagttgcttTGTATCCTTGTTAGGATTTGCtgttgttaatttcatttttttcttagtccatTCTATTAGGTATGCAGTGGTATTTCACTGAAGTTTAAATTTGCAtctccctagtgactaatgacattgaccatcttttcatttgtttattggcAATGTCAGTTGTTAGTGAAGTGTCTTCTTTTTTGAAGTGGCCATTGAAATCCTTTATTATTGGAGTTTTGTTGTCTTACTAGGAAGTTTTGAGGATATtctgagttttttatatattttggacagaAGCCCTTCATCAgatacatgttttgcaaatattttctcccagtctatagtttgtcttttcatttatttacagcgttctaaatttttttataagtttatttatcttgagagggagagagagcacccaagcaagggagggggagagggagagagagaagcccaagcaggctctgcttagtgtggagcttgatgtggggcttgatctcacagctgtgagatcatgacctgagctgatatcaagagtcagatagatgcccaaccgactgagacgcCCAGGAACCCCTATAGTGTTTTTCAAAGAGCATAGTTCTTAAGTTcgatttatcattttttccttttatgggtaatgctttttttgtttttgtttctaatatcTCTTTGCCCAacccagttttcttttcatttcttttttttttttttaatgtttttatttatttttgagagagacagagtgtgagtggcggaggggcagagagagcaagagagggagacacagaatctgaaacaagctccaggctctgagctgtcagcacagggccagatacggggcttgaactcatgaactgtgagatcatgaactgagccacccaggcaccccccaacccgattttctattgctgctataaaaaatcacaagggggcctgggtggctcagtcggttgagtgtctgactttggctcaggtcatgatctcacagttcttgggttccagTGCTgcatctgagctgtcagcacagagcctggagcctgcttctgattctgtgtcttcctctctctctgccccttccccactcacactcttgtctctctctcagaaaataagacattttaaaaaaatcaccacagAATTAATGGCCTAAATAACACAACTGTATTGTTTCAGTGTATTAGGCCCGAAGTCCAGGGATAGCACAGCTCAGCTGGCTCCCCTGTGTAGGACCTCACCAGGCTGGCATCAAAGTGTCAGTAGGACTGTTCCTTTTTGGAGGCTcaaggggagaatctgttttgaGGCTCGTTAAAATTAAGACTTGAGTTCCATGCAGTTAGTTGTAGGACCTCATTTCCTTGGTTGCTGTAGGCCGAGAGTTGTTCTCGGGTTCTGAAGGCCATCTATGTTCCCTGGCTTGTGGTCCCTTCCTCTTCAAGTCAGCAGCAGTATCGAGTCTCTCTCACACTCTGAATCTCTCCTGCCTTTTCTTCTGTCACACCTCtcttacttaaagtcaactgattctGGACTTTAATTAGATCTACAAAGTCCTTCACAGCAGCACATAGATTAGCGTTTAATTGAATAACTGATGACTGTAGCCTAGCCAGGGTGACACATCAAAAAACCATTACACCTAGGATTACAAAAATGTCCTCCCTttgtttcttctagaagttttatagttacATGGTTTACATTtcgttttgagttaatttttataggtAGTATGAGGTAGGAATGGGTTGAGGTTCATGTCTTTGCACATGGCTATGTCTTGACCTTTACTTATTAAAATAGAACAGACTTTACTCTAAGAAATTTTTTATATCCGCAAAATACGCATGAAGGTGGTAGAGCTTTATGCTAGTGGTTAGCAAGCCAGTGAAGAGCTTTTGATACTTAGAGCAGGAAGGATAGCCCTTAATCATTGGCTTTGATGGAAGCCACTTCTCAGGCCTGTGTTTTGCTATGTCTCATTCTTGCAGATCTCATTCTTTCCAGAGTCAGGACAGCCAGAGTGCTTAAAGGAGATGAGCCTGGAGCCAAAGAGTGGGGGTCGAGTTCAGAGGCGTTCTGCCAAGATAGCTGTGTACCACCTGCAGGAGCTGGCTTCTGCTGAACTGGCCAAGGAATGGCCTAAGAGGAAGGTGCTTCAGGATTTGGTGCCTGATGACCGGAAGGTAAAGTAGAAACTTGCATTAATTTTGAACCATGTCTGATGTTGTGCTTAGTACATACGGAAAAGTAAATGCACTTGAGTACATGATAAACAGtatgttgcttctttttttttaaattaattaattaatttattttattttttaaaaaatatatgaaatttattgtcagattggtttccatacaacacccagtgcatcccaaaagatgccctcttcaatacccatcacccaccctcccctccctcccacccccctttagccctcagtttgttctcattttttaagagtctcttatgctttggctctctcccactctaacctctctttttttttttttccttcccctccccatgggttcctgttaagtttctcaggatccacataagagtgaaaacatggtatctgtctttctctgtatggcttatttcacttagcataacactttccagttccgtCCACCttgttacaaagggccatatttcattcttcctcattgccacatagtactccattgtgtatataaactacaatttctttatcagtATGTTGCTTCTTAATTCTTAGAGATGGAGTATGTCTGATCCAGCTTCAGTGTTTGGATCCATATGGGTCCTAGAGAGACCGTCTGTTTCAGAAGTTCCTTAAGGAACCCTCTTAATTTTGAACTGCTTCTGGAGGGAATCCGAATTCCAGATTCGTCTTTTTTGTTAGTCTTTGTTTCCACTTTGTTAGTTTTTTGTTAGTCTTTTGTTAGTCTCTGTTTCCACTTTGTTAATTTGTATGTAGTAGTTTATATTTAGTTTAGATAAAggatttcagtttgtttttctagCAACAGaactcctctccccacccacttttttttcccaaatgaaaattatataaaacaccAATATGTAGAATAACTTAAAATAGAGTcgctggggtgcctaggtggttcagctgggtaagtgtccaacttcagccaaggtcatgatcttgtagtttgtgagcttgagtcccatgttgggctatctgctgatagctcagagcttggagctgcttcggattctgtgtctcattctctctctgcccctcccctgctcatgctctgtctgtctctctctctctcaaaaataaatattaaaaaaaaaattaaaaatggagtttCTGTATGTAACTAGGGGTAGTGAGCCCAAAACTTTGCCTACTTGGCCTTCTCCTTGATACTTTTATCATTCCTTCCATGGCCCCAAGTGTACTTCTCAGGGTTATAGAATGTAGCTTAGAAGCCTTTGGTTTAAAATAGATCATAGACCAAAGGAACATATTTGGCCAAGAGGAGATAAGGAGTATATGACTATGGGGTAGTCATGGGAAGGGCTTGGGAGGATATACGAGTAAAGATTAAGGTTAGAGCTAAGGACCTATTACTCTCCATGGTATCAAGAAAGATAGTTTAGATTTGGCCTAGGGCTTTGACTCATGAGGGGAATGTCATATATTATAAGAAAATGTCAATTCGTGGAAGTGGATACCTTTTATTTGGTCTAAAAACCAGTCCTACTGGTGTCCAAGGAGTTGGATCCTGTTCTTGAGTATCAGAGCATCCTTTTTTGTTTCAGACTCATTGCTACTTTTTTACTGCCACAGGCTAAAGTATGTGGTTATCTAAATTTCAGTTTAAATGTGAATTTTGTACAGTGGTATGTATCTTATGATATTGTAGTCCGTTTGCTTTCACTGTGTTGATCGGTGTAGGGAATtagacataaat
Encoded proteins:
- the LOC125916733 gene encoding zinc finger protein 512-like; this translates as GVEKRWEEILIVTDWIAKVICWASSFCLVSGRKQRPKTQPNPKSQARRIRKEPPAYAAGSLEEQWYLEIVDKGSVSCPTCQAVGRKTIEGLKKHMETCKQEMFTCHHCGKQLRSLAGMKYHVMANHNSLPILKAGDEIDEPSERERLRTVLKRLGKLRCMRESCSSSFTSIMGYLYHVRKCGKGAAELEEMTLKCHHCGKPYKSKAGLAYHLRSEHGPISFFPESGQPECLKEMSLEPKSGGRVQRRSAKIAVYHLQELASAELAKEWPKRKVLQDLVPDDRKLKYTRPGLPTFSQEVLHKWKSDIKKYHRIQCPNQGCEAVYSSVSGLKAHLGSCTLGNFVAGKYKCLLCQKEFVSESGVKYHINSVHAEVRSLLFPSCFCNPWNPYMCPKKGGICVLCWARTAKESSLKVVTGDIGVKILCKIRCIIIFSMKAFVVSISLSILELF